GTCCTGCGTTAACACCGTCCCTGCCTCGACGGCTTGGCTAGTGAGCACGTACCTGACGGTCGGTCCACTGTGCCCTTGGTACCCACAACCCAGATTCTGGACATAAATGTACAAACCAATGGGCACCGCCCATACCACAGCGAGTTTCTGAATGAACCGCGCTCGGCGACTTGAAAGAATCATCCTCACTCCTTTGGTGTCAGAGTATCAGTTTCGA
This Microvenator marinus DNA region includes the following protein-coding sequences:
- a CDS encoding SAF domain-containing protein; its protein translation is MILSSRRARFIQKLAVVWAVPIGLYIYVQNLGCGYQGHSGPTVRYVLTSQAVEAGTVLTQDLIQLKDVPPRFLPNDAVLADQLHNCFGSVFSESVEAGAVLLATDLEEGKCSR